A genomic stretch from Telopea speciosissima isolate NSW1024214 ecotype Mountain lineage chromosome 7, Tspe_v1, whole genome shotgun sequence includes:
- the LOC122667313 gene encoding ubiquinol oxidase, mitochondrial-like: MNQHLARSLIRGLLHGQYQNSARYVVSSYAVRRCTETLSTSSCPSYFFPGISHFGRHLSSASSAAETALAEKDLKENSVTDDAERQSGKSPGKGSVNSYWGIIRPEITREDGTAWPWNCFMPWETYKADLSIDLTKHHVPKTFLDKFAFRTVKLLRLPTDIFFQRRYGCRAMMLETVAAVPGMVGGMLLHLRSLRKFQQTGGWVKALLEEAENERMHLMTMVELVKPKWYERLLVLVVQGGFFNMFFVLYILSPKLAHRIVGYLEEEAIHSYTEYLKDIDSGAIENIQAPAIAIDYWRLPKDATLKDVVIVIRADEAHHRDVNHFASDIHYQGKELREAPAPLGYH; the protein is encoded by the exons ATGAATCAACACCTGGCTCGATCGCTGATCCGTGGTTTACTCCATGGACAGTACCAGAACTCAGCACGTTACGTTGTTTCTTCGTATGCTGTCAGAAGGTGTACTGAAACCCTATCAACTTCTTCTTGTCCGAGTTATTTCTTCCCTGGTATCTCGCATTTTGGACGTCATTTGAGCTCTGCCTCTTCTGCGGCGGAGACTGCGTTGGCTGAGAAGGATCTGAAGGAAAATTCGGTTACAGATGACGCCGAACGGCAGAGTGGAAAGTCTCCGGGTAAGGGTTCTGTGAATTCCTATTGGGGTATAATACGGCCGGAGATCACGAGGGAGGACGGGACTGCTTGGCCATGGAACTGCTTCATG CCATGGGAGACCTACAAAGCTGACTTGTCAATTGATCTGACTAAGCATCATGTACCTAAAACATTTTTGGACAAGTTTGCGTTTAGGACAGTGAAGCTTCTTCGGTTACCAACTGATATTTTCTTTCAG AGAAGGTATGGATGTCGCGCAATGATGCTTGAGACAGTTGCAGCTGTTCCTGGTATGGTGGGAGGGATGCTGTTGCATCTTAGGTCTCTCCGTAAGTTCCAGCAGACTGGTGGTTGGGTCAAGGCCCTACTAGAAGAAGCGGAGAATGAAAGGATGCACTTGATGACTATGGTGGAGCTTGTGAAGCCCAAATGGTATGAGAGGCTACTGGTTCTTGTTGTTCAAGGAGGGTTCTTCAACatgttctttgttctttatatTCTTTCTCCGAAGTTGGCTCATCGAATTGTTGGATATCTGGAGGAGGAAGCAATACATTCATATACAGAGTACCTGAAGGATATTGACAGTGGTGCCATCGAAAATATTCAAGCTCCTGCAATTGCTATTGACTATTGGAGGTTGCCCAAGGATGCCACTCTTAAAGATGTTGTGATTGTGATCCGAGCTGATGAAGCGCACCATCGAGATGTCAACCATTTTGCTTCT GACATTCATTATCAGGGAAAAGAATTGAGGGAGGCTCCAGCTCCACTTGGATACCATTAa